The following coding sequences are from one Phenylobacterium glaciei window:
- a CDS encoding pentapeptide repeat-containing protein produces MSLQTATIQDLHPLSQAEADAICAKHDRLWTSKPGGARAVFAWKNLTGLDLRGRNLCDGDFTGAILADCQLQGARLDHANLFGADLQNANLTDASMRRADLRGACLRNANLTGADLFECDLREGSIASVDRVQGLKVMEHQNRVGEMQGAILAGANLERSRLSGVMAVRADFTDAVLKDAKLVRANLKQCTMTGANMAGADLSGADLAGADLRDCILVGAKTFSWNVSQADMRGALTDQPSGKAVSDLPYKTMIRDHARWCETGGAEGAPSVFDNADLRALETVRGFNLTALSAKGAVFYGLDMEGVQLQGANLEGADLRACNLRRADLRGARMTGAKLASADLRDAQMGPLLLGGDRILPCNLTGASLKNADLARADLRHVLLVDADLSRANFTNAQLRQANLTGAQKWGARGLGETI; encoded by the coding sequence ATGTCGCTTCAAACCGCAACCATTCAGGATCTCCACCCCCTCAGCCAGGCTGAGGCCGACGCCATCTGCGCCAAGCATGACCGGCTCTGGACCTCCAAGCCCGGCGGCGCCCGGGCGGTGTTCGCCTGGAAGAATCTCACCGGCCTGGACCTGCGCGGGCGCAATCTGTGCGACGGCGATTTCACCGGGGCGATCCTTGCCGACTGCCAGCTGCAGGGCGCCCGGCTCGACCACGCCAACCTGTTCGGCGCCGACCTGCAGAACGCCAATCTGACGGACGCCTCCATGCGGCGGGCCGACCTGCGCGGCGCCTGCCTGCGCAACGCCAACCTCACCGGCGCCGACCTCTTTGAGTGCGACCTGCGCGAGGGCTCCATCGCCTCGGTGGACCGCGTCCAGGGCCTCAAGGTCATGGAGCACCAGAACCGGGTGGGCGAGATGCAGGGCGCCATACTGGCCGGCGCCAACCTGGAGCGGTCGCGGCTGTCGGGCGTCATGGCCGTGCGGGCCGACTTCACCGACGCGGTGCTCAAGGACGCCAAGCTGGTGCGCGCCAATCTCAAGCAGTGCACCATGACCGGGGCCAACATGGCCGGCGCCGATCTCTCCGGCGCGGACCTGGCCGGCGCCGACCTGCGAGACTGCATCCTGGTGGGGGCTAAGACCTTCTCATGGAATGTCAGCCAGGCCGATATGCGGGGCGCGCTCACCGACCAGCCCTCGGGCAAGGCGGTCTCCGACCTGCCCTACAAGACCATGATCCGCGATCACGCCCGCTGGTGCGAGACCGGCGGCGCGGAGGGCGCCCCCAGCGTGTTCGACAACGCCGATCTGCGGGCGCTGGAGACGGTCCGCGGCTTCAACCTGACGGCGCTCTCGGCCAAGGGGGCGGTGTTCTACGGTCTCGACATGGAGGGGGTGCAGCTCCAGGGCGCCAATCTGGAGGGCGCCGACCTGCGGGCCTGCAACCTGCGCCGCGCCGACCTTCGCGGGGCGCGGATGACGGGCGCCAAGCTCGCCAGCGCCGACCTTCGCGACGCCCAGATGGGGCCGCTGCTGCTCGGCGGCGACCGCATCCTGCCGTGCAACCTGACCGGCGCCAGCCTGAAGAACGCCGACCTGGCCCGCGCCGACCTGCGCCACGTGCTGCTGGTCGACGCCGACCTGAGCCGCGCCAATTTCACCAACGCCCAGCTGCGCCAGGCCAACCTCACCGGCGCCCAGAAGTGGGGGGCGCGGGGCCTGGGCGAGACAATCTGA
- a CDS encoding bifunctional diaminohydroxyphosphoribosylaminopyrimidine deaminase/5-amino-6-(5-phosphoribosylamino)uracil reductase RibD, whose product MTDEDHMRAAVALARTNLGKTGVNPSVGCVIVAHGAVVGQGVTQAGGRPHAEEQALDQAGDAAVGATAYVTLEPCGQRSTGAASCSQRLVASGVARVVIACEDPSTYASGRGTDRLRVAGITVELGLLQAEAGSLYADYEPPQA is encoded by the coding sequence ATGACCGACGAAGACCACATGCGCGCCGCCGTCGCGCTCGCCCGGACCAACCTCGGGAAGACCGGCGTTAACCCGTCGGTGGGCTGCGTGATCGTGGCTCACGGCGCGGTGGTGGGGCAGGGCGTGACCCAGGCGGGGGGGCGTCCCCACGCCGAGGAACAGGCCCTGGATCAGGCCGGCGACGCTGCGGTTGGAGCGACTGCCTATGTCACCCTGGAGCCCTGCGGCCAGCGGTCGACGGGCGCCGCCTCCTGCTCGCAACGGCTGGTGGCGTCTGGGGTGGCGCGGGTCGTCATCGCCTGCGAGGACCCCTCAACCTATGCGTCAGGGCGGGGCACGGATCGGTTGCGGGTCGCAGGGATTACGGTGGAGCTTGGCCTGCTTCAAGCCGAGGCTGGGAGCCTCTACGCCGACTACGAACCGCCGCAAGCTTAG
- a CDS encoding ABC transporter ATP-binding protein produces MTDALVIRGLAKTFRAPAVDDLNLTVRSGELYALLGPNGAGKTTTLRMVAGLLKPDTGSISVFGVDALADPLAAKRLIAWAPDEPMLYDRLTPLEYLEFVAGLWGVEAKAASARSEDLLRMLGLWEERGRRCEGFSRGMKQKTALAGALIHDPKLLILDEPLTGLDAGAARQVKDLLTARTRAGATVILTTHILEVAERMADRIGIIQHGRLLTEGRLDELRAQAGDGDASLEDLFLDLTGQTEATPA; encoded by the coding sequence GTGACCGACGCATTGGTGATCAGGGGCCTTGCCAAGACCTTCCGGGCGCCCGCCGTGGACGACCTGAACCTGACGGTCCGGTCGGGGGAACTTTACGCCCTGCTGGGTCCCAACGGCGCGGGCAAGACCACCACCCTGCGGATGGTGGCCGGCCTGCTGAAGCCCGACACCGGATCCATCAGCGTGTTCGGCGTCGATGCCCTCGCCGACCCCCTGGCGGCCAAGCGGCTGATCGCCTGGGCTCCGGACGAGCCGATGCTCTACGACCGGCTGACGCCCCTGGAATATCTGGAGTTCGTCGCCGGACTCTGGGGCGTGGAGGCCAAGGCCGCCAGCGCGCGATCGGAAGATCTGCTTCGGATGCTGGGCCTGTGGGAGGAACGCGGCCGCCGCTGCGAGGGCTTCTCCCGCGGCATGAAGCAGAAGACCGCCCTGGCCGGAGCCCTGATCCACGATCCGAAACTGCTGATCCTCGACGAGCCGCTCACTGGCCTGGACGCCGGGGCCGCGCGCCAGGTGAAGGATCTGCTCACCGCCCGCACCCGGGCCGGCGCCACGGTGATCCTCACCACCCACATCCTGGAGGTGGCCGAACGGATGGCCGACCGCATCGGCATCATCCAGCACGGCCGGCTGCTGACTGAGGGCCGCCTCGACGAACTGCGGGCCCAGGCCGGCGACGGCGACGCCAGCCTGGAGGACCTGTTCCTCGACCTGACCGGCCAAACCGAGGCCACGCCCGCGTGA